Part of the Rhineura floridana isolate rRhiFlo1 chromosome 8, rRhiFlo1.hap2, whole genome shotgun sequence genome is shown below.
ttgagccccatctgcactacacattaaAGCTGTATCAAAACcgtttaaacagtcacggcttctcccaaagaattctgggaattgtagtccgttaggggtgctgagagttgttagggaagCCCCCTCAcggagccacaattcccagagtggtttaacagttaatccctcttcccagggaactctgggaattccagctctgtgaggggaatagggatctcctaataactctcagcagcacccttcacaaattacagctcccaggagTCTCTGGAAGAAGCCATGGTTATTTAACTACTTTAAAAGTATATTGCAGATGGGCCCTTGgagaatgaacatatgagtggGCAGCCTCCTGTACTCATGGACGCTGTCTATGCATTTTAGaaccctccaactcatggagagTAATCTGAAAGGGGGTGGTGGAGCTAGTGTGCTCATCGCCTTTCCCTTCCCTAGAATGTTTACCGTAACCAGTATCGGAAAACCTGAAAAAGGCTGACATATTTTGTTAGCTTTGTAATGTGGGAATACTGCAGCTTAGTGGGTAAGGTATTGTGTATGTTGTGCCATATCATCTTCATTATGGACTGGTATTGCCCACTGTGTGTGAATCCTTGATGACTAGTAGGTGAATGTGTGAACAGACACCAGTGAATAGTATGCAAACCCTGGGTTTATAGGAAACTGCTGTTTGTGTTTAAGTGTGCAACAGTATCATTataattattaaaatatattattcacccttcatccaaaggtttcagggtgggttacaacagtggGTGGGTTTAAAATAaccaaaacaaccttaaaacataacatcacaaaaaaataggatgagtcctaaaaatatacatctcaggtgtcagggcaaagaagtgcatcttcagcatttgcctgaaactgtacagtgaagttgccagatgcatctcggtggggagggggttccacaacttaggggctgccacagaaaatgccctcttccGGGCCACCATCTCCTGAGCCTCTGAGGGTGGCACAACTACCAAAAgaaccccctctgctgatctcaacacctgagagggtcattcacacacaaaaatcaccGTGTGATGTTGCACTAATCAAGTGATGAACACACATGTTCAAAAAATGCAGCTGTCAATCACAGTGCCCTGGTGATGAAGGAACTCTCAACAGCCTTTGATAGCCCCCCTGCCTCAGACAGCTGTGGCTGTGGTTAAAGAACCAAACCACAGTTTATTCAGTTTTCTCGCTGTGTGTGTAGAATAAACAAAGAAATAGGAGGGAGAAAGCAGAATTGGGACATCCCCATAGCAACAGGTTATGGAAGAGGAGCATGGGAGCTGCCATATAGCTATTTTCCCCATGGTTTCAGATAACCTTATGCTAGGGGTGCTGTCAATTGACATTGAACATCTGGCTGTAAAGGAAACTTCCTGAtccattaaaccatagttttttTCATGATATCTGAACTAGGACTACAAATCAGAAACAAATTTTGATCCTGGTTTGTAATTCTGGTTTATAGGGAATGCTTAAACCAGAGGTCCCAGTTCAGATGTCACGAAGTAACTGGTTTAACAAATCAGGAGGTCTCTTCTGCAGTCAGGCGTGCCAGAGGAGGGAGGAGTGCTTGAGTTCATTATTCATTCCTGCTCCATTATACCAGGGTTTGTTGGATCAAGAGCATTACATCTTAACCCAGCCATACAACAGGCTGAATTTGTCTTTCTGGTTGTCTACATTCTATTGTGTACATtgaattgtatccaactaagttctacttaaagtcaggatcatttagaccatgttattcccgatatctatgtatggaggtgaaagttggacagtgaaaaaagtggataaaagaaaaatcaactcatttgaaatgtagtgttggaggagagctttgcggataccatggactgagaaaaagacaaataattgggttttagaacaaattaaaccagacctatcactagaagctaaaatgatgaaactgcggttatcatactttggacacataatgagaagacatgattcactagaaaagacaataatgctggaaaaacagaagggagtagaaaaagaggaagaccaaacaagagatggattgattccataaagcagccTTTTCCAgccagtgtccctccagatgctgttggaccacaactcccatcagcctcagccagcattgccaatggccaggaaatatgggagttgtggtccaacagcatctggaggcacactagttgggaaaggctgccataaaggaagccacagacctgaacttacaagatctgaacagggtggttcatgacagatgctattggaggttgctgattcatagggtcaccataagttgtaatcgactggaaggcacataacaacaacaaaagttctacttagaataaacccattgaagttaatggacttaagttagtagTGTTCATtagttgggtctactctgagtatgactaacattggatataacccatttTGATATTTGAGGGATAAACTTTTCCCCATTGTAGGGATGATGATGTTTGTTGTATTGTCTTCTTTCACCACAGTGCAGAAAGTCCACTGGAATCCCAAATACCATCTGAACCCGAAGAGGATTCAGACACAATGTCTCAGCAGCTTCTCTACCGGGCATTGGTGTCAGCTAAATGGGTGTCTGAAGCCATCAAATCTTCTCAAGCTGGGTTGGCTGTGCGGCTCTTGGATGCCTCTTGGTATCTCCCCAAAATGAAGCGGAACCCCCGGAGTGAGTTTGAGGAGCGCCACATCCCTGGAGCTGCATTCTTTGACATCGATCAATGCAGCGATCGCACGTCGCCATATGATCACATGCTACCCAGCCCAGGGGATTTTGCAGAGTATGTGGGCAAGCTGGGTGTGGGCAGTGACTCCCATGTCGTGGTCTATGATGCAAGTGACCAGGGCTTGTTCTCGGCCCCTCGTGTCTGGTGGATGTTCCGAGCCTTTGGGCATGATGCTGTTTCCCTCCTAGATGGTGGGCTGAAGAACTGGCTGCGGGAGGGGTTCCCAGTCAGCTCAGGGAAGAGCCGGCCTGTCTGTGCAGAATTCCACGCCTCTCTGGACAAATCGCTAGTGAAGACCCATGAGGACATTAAGGAGAACATTGAGTTACGCCACTTCCAGGTTGTGGATGCACGGCCTGCAGGGCGGTTCATGGGGACAGAGGCAGAGCCCCGGGAAGGTAACACATCTCTTTAGGCCTTGAGGGTAGAAGAGTTGGGTTGTTTTAGCTTGGCAATTAAGAAGGGAAGGTATCAGTGCAGGAACAAGAGAGGAAACCTATAGGTCAGGGTTGGGGAGTTGCAGACCTCTgtatgtttctggactacagtttccatcatccctggccattggtcatgcttgctgaggctgatgggagttgtagttcagcaaccaggTGGGCCAAAGGTTGTCCGCACCTGCTTTAATTCAAGGCGTGGTCAACCTCTTGCTAGAGATCAGCTCAAGGTCTTGGCTTTAAGGATCACTTTTCCCTGCCTCAGTCACATATGCTCAATGGAAGAGCTctgtagagcaggagtggggaactaatgccctccagatgttgttggactaaaacttccatcatccctgaccattggctgtgctagctgggggtGACTGGAGTtcagcaaacatctggagggcttcaggcTCTCAGCAGAAAAATACACCATACTCTGCCCAACATGTTTCAATTAAGATCTTTACCAGGGCCACTGTAAAAAATAACACAACTGTATTCTCCAAAGGTTCTGTTGCAAAATGATTCCTGAAACACACTTTAGGCTTAAAGAGTTTCATCTCCTCTTGCTTGCTCAGCAATACAGAAGATGCTAGTTTGCAGCGAGGACTTACTGTTATAGGTAAGATTTGGTCCTGATCATGCATAGAGCAAGTTCTGCAGACAAGTCATAGAAGGTGGACCCTTGCACTCTGTTCCTAACATGGATTGATTTAAATGAAGGCAATCTGAATTGCAAAAGAAAAGACCAATATAAATTGAGTTTCCCACTTTGAAATTGATCTATTTCTTGAGCAAGCGTGCATCCTGATTGGTTGCTACAACCATTTTTAtaccttttctttgttttaactTCCTCCAGGAATTGAGCCTGGTCACATCCCTGGCTCAATGAACATCCCTTTCGCCGACTTCCTGACTGAATCTGGCTTGGAGAAAAATCCAGAGAATATCCGTAGTTTGTTTCAGGAGAAGAAGGTGGATCTCTCCAAGCCCGTCGTAGCCACTTGTGGTTCAGGAGTCACTGCTTGCCACGTGGCCCTGGGGGCATATCTGTGTGGCAAGCCTGATGTTGCCATCTATGATGGTGCTTGGGTGGAGTGGTTCATGCGGGCACTGCCTGAACATATCatctcagagagaagggggaaaagcctGTGAGGTGTGGCCTCCTGCCTCAACAGGGGCAGAAACATTGCCTTGTAAAGGGGAAGGGGATGGCCTTTAAAAATCCTGTCTTAAGATGTCCCTGCTGATGAGTGAAGCTTGTTGATAGTGAATCTGGGCTTCTGCTGCCCCTTTGCTTGCCTACATTGCTGGGCATGAATGATTTCCTTTGTTCACAGCAACTTGTCTGGGTGGAAGAATGCACTGATTGTAGGATGGCAGATGGTGAAATAAATGTTTTAGGTTGTACATGAGAATTCTGGAGGTCCAGCCACATTGGGCACACCACAGGAAAGTGGTTACTTATGGAATTAATCTTGCACTTTGACCATGGCAAATTGTGTCATTTTTCTGAATACACAGTACCAATCATTTCCCCCCATGAACTGGTTtccactcattttttaaaaaagtaaatgtgagattatgatttttttaaaaaaattaaaagcatcttaaggtatttaaattattttgtttgttttttgccctgAAGTGGTTGAATCTAAAGCATTTTGTTCAGGACACCATATGTTGCCAATTAGAACTTCAATTAACACAGTTCTGTGCTTGACCATATGGGCGTAAATACCAGAAAAGCATCACCACCCATTGAATCAAGCTGTACTTGGGAAAGTACATAAGTTTCTTGTCTTCACAGAGCTGTTACCTCTTTCTGCAACCAGTGAGGAAAGGTGTTTCTTAATCCTCCTTGGGAGGTATGATAGGAGGGCAAGTGCACCATATGGGGAGAAGAACAGTTCCCTCACCCTCTTATGTTTCAGGCCACTTGCTAGTATTTCTCTGGAGCTGATCTCTAGTCAACTTCCTAATTCCTCTTCTTGACAAATAATTATGGGTAAGCATGCCAAAGCAACAAATTCTTTCTCTTAAAAAGGGCTGTTTGTTCTGTCCTAGGCAGTAATCCTAGCTGGGAGATGGGGTTCTAGCCCAAATGGGGACTTACGTTAGGCATAAACTTCAGGACTGTTAGCACCAGTCCCAGATCCAGGAAGAAAAAAATGGGTCAGGCATAGGTCAAATTCAATCATGGCAACGTCAGGCAAAGCAAAGATCAAAGCCCCAAAAGCAAACAAGCAAGGTAGATAGCATCCTGAATATCTCCAAGTGGAGTCTAGCCAGGAATCAAACAATGCAGGCGTAAATGTTTCATTAACCAGCAAACTCAGACAGCGCCTTAAATAGGGCTGCAGCTTCCTTTAAGCAGCTAGCCATCACCACCCTCTTAAAAGGGCCCAAATGGATGGTGCTCCTGTTATACTGGTAATGCACTGCTAGTACAGTACGTGCTTTTTATATGTGACAATGTATGTGACACTCTTCAGACTGTCCTGAAAGGAATAGTTCAGATATACATATTTGACACCTACTCCTATCAGGGTGTCTCCCCTCCTTCTGTCAGTTCTGTTCACCTGCATTAGAGTTTTTGAAAAAGAGTTCTTTGCTGAAAAATAACAAGCATTGAAAGGAAGATATAGAATGGAACTTTAAAGTTGGATAATTCACTGTGCTGCTGTTCAGACAGAAAACATGCATAAATAGGTTTGAAATGCAATATACAAGGATATTTCACATTTTGTGCTATGTTCTTATTTTGGGGGGTTTCTTTCTAAAACCACTGCAAAGGGTTGATTCAATCTTATTGTGTAGCAAAGGAAAAGTAAGCAACAGCTATGGCTGAAACTTGTCATACTGACACTGCTGAAGTGTTCAAAACCTAGCTTTTCTGTGAACCTTTAGCACAGCCCCCTAGTTCCCATGCCTTACTGCAGGGATGGGAATCTCTGGCCTGCCATACCTCTTTggaccaactctcatcagctctagccagcatggtcaaaggtcagtagtgatgggagttgtagtccagcgacgTCTGCTGAGCCCCAGGTCCCCCATCTCTGCCCTACTGGAATGTACCAGAGCTGTGAAATTCTTTCCTGTTAACTTCTACCTCCACATCATCTGCTGTCTTCCCTGGGTCAAATTATTGGGGCATTGCCTTGAAATTAACATAGGGAGCACATCATACTTAACAGCACTAGTATATAATTGGGCGGTGGTACTTGTCATGGTCCTTAGCCCAGCTTAAGCATTTTCTGTGAAGGGTCCAGGAGGTGCTTTGTGGTAATTATCTATACTTCCATAGGCAGTCCTGCTTCAAATATGGAAACACTTCATTACTATAAAATAAGAAAGGACAAGCTACTGAATACCAGCGAAGAGATTTACAAAtttgggagtttttttttttttaagaaatacatttatttattatggtgTGGAGAAGAAATTTAAGATGGCGTTCAAGGAGCCCTCTATATTATCCTCCATgtcagccctgtgaggtaggttagggtgacaggcccaaggtcacccactgtgcTTCAGGGCCAAGGGGAGACTTGAACCCTagcttcccaggtcctagtctaatgcTAACTACTACACCCCACTGTCTCTCCTGTGGGATGGAGTAATTCTTGAAGCAAATGAATAACCAAGACACAGTTTACATAACAGCATTAGGAAATCACACCATTCTGCTTCCCCTTCAAATGGCCAAACAAATGTATCCATAAAGATTCGCTCTGAATCATCTTGCAGCAGTTGCACAACGTGGTGGTGATACAATGGTACTGGAAAGGAAGATTTAGCAATGGACTAGTCTGTCCAGCATAATGTCAAAGGAAGAAGAGAGCAGCGGAGGCAGGAACAGGAAAAATCCAATTGGACTGCTTCCCTGGCAAAGTGCCACCACTTGCCCTTGGGAAGGAACATCAGAGGCCAGGGTCTTGCTCCAGTGGGGCTGGTGACTTTGTACGTTTTTGTCTTTTGAACATAGTGTGTCAGTTGCATTTTATAGATGTGAGCTGTTCTAAGGACTCTAGTCAAAAAGTGGGATGTCAGTCtactaagtaaataaataaccaacCCTTTTCAttagggaagagctgtagctcactggcagagtatctgctttgcatgcagaaggtcccaggttcagtctgcggcatctccaggtaggggctaggaaagactcccttTCTGAAGccccggagagccgctgccagcactgagcaagatggaccaatggccagactcaatataaggcagcttcccaggttTGACCGGCCACATTGCTCAAAAGGCAGTTAGATCTGATCTCATAAAAATAAGCTCAAAACAATGTCTAACTCCTCCAGTGCTGGTAAGGAACCTGTACTAGTTGACCAGCACCGCTTAATATCACATAGGGTgggccaggctcagggcctgagaatgattctgtatctttaagagaagagaaaattcagccaagtgcaggttttcttgtaacattgtaatgggaaaaaccacaaagtgaaattctccctttcccctgcacaacttttaaagatacatataGAGGGATGTAATATGTGACAATGGCATGTGTGCTCATTTATAATGCAGGCCATCATGCATACCTAAGCAATTAAATAATGATCAAAAGCCTCAGATCCCAGAGGATCTACTTTGTGGGGAACACTATTAGAAATATAGATCTAAGAGCTACTGGGGCTAGGCACAATCATAACCACAATCTGTTTGTGTTCCCCTTTCAAAGGAGCTCTTAGCTCaggagtgggcagacttcagcCTTGTGGGacctattttgtttttaaataggaacatagtgaatctgccttacactgattgagaccattggtctacctagctcagtatggtctacactgatgggcagcagctctccacagtcTCAGACAGTGttctcttccagctctacctgcggatgtcagggactgaatttaggaccttctgcatgcaaagcaggtgcttgttTACCACTGAGACACAAGCTCACCCTAAGAatttttcagtaccagaactgataCTATCCTTTCACATGAAAATCCACCTCAGGTTTCCCTCCATGCTTTCTTTGTCTCAGCAGCCTAATTTTCATTTGAGGGTGGTGGAGGAGGTCTACATCTTCCCCAGTCAGTttagccaatggtgagggatgatgggagttgtagtccaacagcatctggggacccaaggctgaagaacactgttAAGCAACCGCTGAGAGTCAGAAACCCTGCTGCAAATCATTCAGAGATCTAATAGTGGATCTAGATCTATTTTAAGCCAATCCCTGCCCTAGTTTTCAGACTAGGCTGTACGCttttaaataccagttgctggtaaacgcaggaggagggtggggagtggtcttgtgctcagatcctccttgccggtttcccatgggcatctggttggtcactgggagaaaggatgctgaactggatggaccagtggcctgatccagaagtgctcttcttatgttctgagttTCTGATGACAACAACTGAGAACCCCTACCTCCACATTGAGATACAGCCTCCTTTGTGGTGGCTCAACCCATGGAAAACTACAAGTCCCAGAATCCTCCAGCATTCCGCACCTGCAATTTGTGTCCCGCCTACTTGTGAAAGTAGGAGGGACAgacggagagaaagagagatgaggATGGACCGAGGGGAGGAAACGCAAGCCGTACGGAGGGCTTCTTACGCGTGGGAGAGCTCCCAGCAGCCTTTACCCCCTAGCAGCCGAGGCAAATGGGTGAGGCTGAACGTCGGAGGCACGATTTTCTTAACCACGCGGCAAACCTTGTGCCGCGAACAGAAATCTTTCCTTTGCCGTCTGTGCCAGGGTGAGGAACTCCAGTCGGATCGGGTAAGCACGCAAGGACCGGGATAATATCTCTGCCCGCAAAGGATCGCTATTATTCAGCGGACATGTGCGCGCTCCAGTGCTTGTTCCTAAACTGGGCTGCGTGCATAATTGCGCCTTCGGCTAGGGAGAGAACAAAGGGCTCGCTCTACTCACGGAGGATACGCCAGAGTAACCTTGCAGGCTGAGCGCCTGGCTCTCCCTCCGGTTTGTCCTCTTCGGTGGCCGTGCACTTTTCAAAGCTCACTCCTCAGAAGAAGCcgggcttttttcttttctttttattgcaAAGTCACGTCTGCTTGCATGCAAAATTATACTGGGCCTTTAGATtataatttctttctttctttctttctttttttaccgTCAGTTGATATGGTCCTCTCACTCTATCTGGCACTTCGGTGATTTGGAAAAGGCATGGCCGTGACAACAAAACGTGGCCGCTTACGGAGGCAAATCCTGTAGAGGGATCCTTTTTCTGGAAAGAATCATTCTAGACTGATGCccactggatttaaaaaaaactcaaacaaaataatgcatgtttattcagtaatgtttccccccacccaccccctgggCGATTGCAGCATCGCTTCAGCCTTGTACGCATGGGGTGAGAATGTGATGATAAATTCCCCGTAGGAGATAATTTTCTTGTTTTGTTCCGCTCTTATCTCAAAAGCGCACAACTTTCGGACAAGACCGAAGGATAAATTATACATATGTGTCTATATTACGTATATATATAATTCATACAAAAGCGATATAATCGTTGCCTTTGTGTCTCCTCTGCGTGCTGAATGCTGCTGGTAAGGAAGCATTTCACTCCATAAAGACTCTTCTGTCAGCCATCCGGCCTATGGTTGGCATTCCATGCTTATCCTACTCAGAatacacccattgaagttaatagacaagggctaacttaggttcattaatttcagtgggtccactctcgGTAGGGCTTCGTCGACTACAACCATACGAATTTAAGGTCGCTTCCTCCATCTCCCAGGGAGCCCGAGACAAGGTattcagactgcaatcctatattcattttcctgggaataagttccattgaacccagtggggtGTGTTTCTGAGTAGGCTTGGACAGGATTGCACTATTGGCGTTGAAGTCCAAGAGTTTATCTTGGCTCTTGATGCACTTGCAGTGATACAGATTTAGGTACGTAAAGTATATTTTATTGTAGAAAGAATTTTAAAAGTATGCGGTTCTATAAAATTTCAGCTTTCAAATTTTACAAGCTGTCTCTCTTCAGATCTAGTTGCGGAGagggattgggagagagagataACCCAAAACCTGCAGCTTTGGCTGTCAATATGCAACATTTTCTGCCTTCTCCTCGTCCCTTCTTTTCAACAGCAACAGCCCCTCCTGTTCTTAGGCTTCCTGCCTTCTTGGCTCCTGTCCAACGTAACACTTTCTAGCCTCTGCATTCTGTTATACTCAACTTCTCTTGGCCTTAAACCGTTTTTATGAAGCTGTTATCTATTCAGACCAATATTTCACTTCTTTCACAGTAGCAATGCTGACTCTTAAGATTCCATGGCTCCCGCTTCCTTCCCAATAGTTAGATATATGAACATTCCATTACATCACAGCAATCTTATGAGCTCTGACAGCCAGTTGTTGGGCACATGGTTGCTGGCACAGCTGCATTTGGTCACAAGCATCCTCACTCCTACTCTCTTTGAGATTTGGTGACCAGAACGGTAGGTTATGTTCCAAGGTTTATCTGTTGAATATTGCCTATTCAAGAGCAGAgatggacgaatctgtcaatttcagtttctcattttttcagtctgaaattctctacatttccacatcagtttgtgatttttttaaaaaaataggcctcatgaaaattgattttagtatgaattgctcccaatatacacatttttgtatggaaagTTGCCTAATctacacttttttgcaaagcaatttctcctaatataatgcatgctttttgtgtgtgtgtattgttctggaaagtgtgaatttggtagatttacctttaaatgcaaactgaagtgactttctcctccatctctatgcAGGAGTCTTCAGTGAGGATCTTtattaaaagctttttgaaagcccaAACACACAATGTCTACCAGATCACCCCCATCCACACGTTTATTAACACATTTAAAGAACTCTAAAGCACTAGGAGATAGAATTTACAatttgttgtttgctttttggTTTAGGATGAGACTGGTGCTTACCTCATAGATCGGGACCCCACTTATTTTGGACCCATTCTGAATTTCCTCCGGCATGGGAAGCTAGTACTGGATAAAGATATGGCAGAGGAAGGTAAGTTTTCAGATGGGTGAAATTACAACACCCAGGTGCATGACTGCCTTACGTTACTTGGAATGGGCAGTGGAATGAACTGAGTGCCTAGAGGCATGAGTTGAGCTGACTAAGAACTGGATGAACTAGCCCATATCCTGCAAACAAGCGGTGGGGAGCGTCTGGCccttgggcctaattaggcccaccagaccTCTCCAAATAGCCTGTGAGATTCTTAAACTGAGAAGAAATTATCCAAAGGGAAGGTTTTACTTAGAATACTGCTAATATCTGTTGTAAATACAGTGCTGGTGCTTGTTTTTCCTGTGTTACAATGGATCCTCTCTCTCTAGCCCCATGGCTCCCTCCAAATaatcttgggagctgtagttgttttttgttaagggtgctgagagttattaggagcccctattcctctcactgagctacagttctcagagtggcttgacaattcccagaattcttcccatggaactcggaattgtagctctgtgtggggaatacgagtctcctagtaactctcagcacccttaacaaactacagttcccaggctcctttgggggaagccatgactttttaaagggttttgattctgctttaaatgtatagtgcagacgtggcctctttctttctcttttagtgCCTGCGTCCATGATATATGTGTGAAGGGGATGTCGTCATTTACTGTAGTTTTGTTTATGGAGTCCAAGGAATGGTGCTAATATATTGTCCTGTGACAACATGTTTTGATCCTTGAGAATACACTTGTACTTCGGTGTCTGAAATGTTTAAAGTTTACCCTCTTGGTACAAATTGAGAGTTTGATGCTGCATCCTTCATCCCAGAGCCCTGAAGTATAAGAAGGGTACCCAGTGTCAGCTCCAGATTTTATGGGGAGAGGGACTTGGGCATGATGCCCTCATTGGGGCTCCCTCTCCCTCAGTCAACTTACTCCCTCACTGCCTCTGTGTTTAGAGCTGTGGCTGCTACTCTGCCtcctgattgctaccacctgatTGCTTGCCAGACAGTgccaatgagcaagcaggcagtgggAATTTCTGATTTTCCTCTTCCTCAGCACCATGCTTTGCTTACCCATCTCCTCTGGGCCAGAGCAGAAGGCAGGTGGAACAGGTTACCTAAGGGACCCCCTCGCCCATGTATCCCCACATGGCAACAGCACTCCTCAGAGCCGCACATAATGTGCACTAGAAACTAGGCTTTTGGTGTTGCAGCTCTAGCCCTCTGGAATCAGTTGCCAACTGAAATTAAACAAGGACCTAGCATTTTGATGTTCTGATGGCTATTGAAGACCCAGTCACTTTATGGGATAATGATGGTACATGGTTATTGCTTTTTAGCTACAggtctcagagtggcttaacaatcaagcTTTTATCACAGGGAACTATGTtcggtttatttattttgttatgttatgtacattgttgagatttattgtttagttatgtttatttaaaatgtgatgtatttttccttttaattgtactgaatatgaattgtatattatatattgtatttgtttttatgttgtaaaccgctcagagagcttcggctatggggcggtatagaaatttaataaataataataataactactctggaaattgcaggcctgtgaggggaataggggtctcctaacaacgctcatcacccttcacaaactatacttcccatgattCCTTAGGGGACGTCAAGGCTATTTTAagtggaataatgggttcagggTTCTAATGGACATAGTTGCTTATTCATCTACTTCACTGAAGAAGAGAGCTGAGATGTTGCAAGGGCATAGTTCCAAATATATGGCGTGTCTGAACGGGATCTGGGTAATGACTGAATGCTAGTTCCTAGGCGTCGTTTTAATTCCTCTGTGGATTCATTAAGTGCCTATCGCTGTTGCTTCCTAGCTGTCAAAGAAGGTTCTGCATACCTCTGGGGAGGCGATGGATGCAAATAACCGCAGATTAACAAAATGGATGGCAAATTTTTAT
Proteins encoded:
- the MPST gene encoding 3-mercaptopyruvate sulfurtransferase isoform X3, giving the protein MSQQLLYRALVSAKWVSEAIKSSQAGLAVRLLDASWYLPKMKRNPRSEFEERHIPGAAFFDIDQCSDRTSPYDHMLPSPGDFAEYVGKLGVGSDSHVVVYDASDQGLFSAPRVWWMFRAFGHDAVSLLDGGLKNWLREGFPVSSGKSRPVCAEFHASLDKSLVKTHEDIKENIELRHFQVVDARPAGRFMGTEAEPREGIEPGHIPGSMNIPFADFLTESGLEKNPENIRSLFQEKKVDLSKPVVATCGSGVTACHVALGAYLCGKPDVAIYDGAWVEWFMRALPEHIISERRGKSL
- the MPST gene encoding 3-mercaptopyruvate sulfurtransferase isoform X1 yields the protein MSQAPHAESPLESQIPSEPEEDSDTMSQQLLYRALVSAKWVSEAIKSSQAGLAVRLLDASWYLPKMKRNPRSEFEERHIPGAAFFDIDQCSDRTSPYDHMLPSPGDFAEYVGKLGVGSDSHVVVYDASDQGLFSAPRVWWMFRAFGHDAVSLLDGGLKNWLREGFPVSSGKSRPVCAEFHASLDKSLVKTHEDIKENIELRHFQVVDARPAGRFMGTEAEPREGIEPGHIPGSMNIPFADFLTESGLEKNPENIRSLFQEKKVDLSKPVVATCGSGVTACHVALGAYLCGKPDVAIYDGAWVEWFMRALPEHIISERRGKSL
- the MPST gene encoding 3-mercaptopyruvate sulfurtransferase isoform X2 codes for the protein MNSAESPLESQIPSEPEEDSDTMSQQLLYRALVSAKWVSEAIKSSQAGLAVRLLDASWYLPKMKRNPRSEFEERHIPGAAFFDIDQCSDRTSPYDHMLPSPGDFAEYVGKLGVGSDSHVVVYDASDQGLFSAPRVWWMFRAFGHDAVSLLDGGLKNWLREGFPVSSGKSRPVCAEFHASLDKSLVKTHEDIKENIELRHFQVVDARPAGRFMGTEAEPREGIEPGHIPGSMNIPFADFLTESGLEKNPENIRSLFQEKKVDLSKPVVATCGSGVTACHVALGAYLCGKPDVAIYDGAWVEWFMRALPEHIISERRGKSL
- the KCTD17 gene encoding BTB/POZ domain-containing protein KCTD17; this encodes MTTTENPYLHIEIQPPLWWLNPWKTTSPRILQHSAPAICVPPTCESRRDRRREREMRMDRGEETQAVRRASYAWESSQQPLPPSSRGKWVRLNVGGTIFLTTRQTLCREQKSFLCRLCQGEELQSDRDETGAYLIDRDPTYFGPILNFLRHGKLVLDKDMAEEGVLEEAEFYNIGSLIRLIKDRLEEKDYTITQVPPKHVYRVLQCQEEELTQMVSTMSDGWRFEQLVNIGSSYNYGNEDQSEFLCVVSKELCSSPSGLCSEPSRKAKSTEVDLLEEEEQKEPKREEAVVGLEQEEAKAEEEEEEEEEEEEKGAANL